One genomic segment of Ricinus communis isolate WT05 ecotype wild-type chromosome 3, ASM1957865v1, whole genome shotgun sequence includes these proteins:
- the LOC125369551 gene encoding uncharacterized protein LOC125369551, with translation MDFIETFPYMIKYKEGKENVVADVLSRRYALLNTLNSKLLGLGFIKELYLNYNDFGIVFNTCANGAAFNDFYVFDGYLYKKNRLCISSCSMYEILVKEAHAGGLIGHFRVHKTYDILIEHFISPCMKRDVNNMCGRCIVGLKTKSKLQPYRLYTPLPIPDVPCTNLSVNFGILRLHGVPRTIDLLPYVEFAYSRVVHRTTHYSPFKIVYGFNPLTLIDIVPLPLNKLVSVNGSSKADLVKGLHE, from the exons ATGGATTTTATTGAGACATTCCCATATATGATCAAGTATAAGGAAGGTAAGGAGAATGTGGTCGCTGATGTATTATCCCGAAGGTATGCTTTGCTTAATACTCTTAATTCTAAATTGTTAGGTTTAGGGTTTATTAAAGAGTTGTATTTGAATTACAATGACTTTGGTATTGTGTTTAATACTTGTGCTAATGGGGCTGcctttaatgatttttatgtatttgatGGATATCTTTACAAAAAGAATCGCCTATGCATTTCTAGTTGTTCTATGTATGAGATACTTGTTAAAGAGGCACATGCGGGCGGTTTAATCGGTCATTTTAGGGTGCATAAGACTTATGACATCTTGATTGAACATTTCATTTCACCTTGCATGAAACGTGATGTGAATAACATGTGTGGTCGATGCATTGTAGGTTTAAAGACTAAGTCTAAATTGCAACCCTATAGGTTATATACTCCTTTGCCTATTCCTGATGTTCCTTGTACAAATTTATCTGTGAATTTT GGAATTTTGCGATTGCATGGAGTTCCAAGAACCATT GATCTTTTGCCATATGTGGAGTTTGCATATAGTAGGGTTGTTCATAGGACTACACATTATTCTCCATTTAAAAttgtttatggttttaatccaTTAACTCTTATTGATATAGTTCCTTTGCCtcttaacaagcttgttagtgTTAATGGTTCTTCTAAGGCAGATTTGGTTAAAGGATTACATGAATAA